A segment of the Peptoclostridium acidaminophilum DSM 3953 genome:
CGTAGTCACAAGAGTTTATAAAAAAGCTCTTGAAAGGCATGCGCAGGGCGAAAGCATCCTTGTTGACAAATGGGATATAAAGGATTTGTATTCCATATTCAACAGGGGCTTTACAAAGGGATACCTGTTTGGAAAAATAAATACTCAGATAATCAATACTCTCAAGCCGAGCAACGCAGGAGTATATCTGGGCGAAGTAGCCTATTACGACAGGCAGAGAAAAAAGCTCGGCATAAAGCTTGAGGATGAGCTTTCAAAGGGTGATGGACTAAGTATCGGAGTGAGCGTGGGCAGGATACTTAAAGGAGCGTTAGTTAAGGATCATGCCAGTGCGGGGGAAAGCGTGGAAATTGATTTTATCGGCGAGGCTTCAGACGGAGAAAAGATATATAAGACCTCGAATTCAAGGCTCTTAAAGAGTGCGGAGCTGTCATATGAAAATGGTATTGAGGCGATTAAAATCGGTCTGAGCGCAAGTTTTAAGGCTAGACTCGGCGAATACCCGTCTCTGGTTCTTGCAGACTGCGACGGAAATACGGCAAGCGCCCAAGGGAGCAAGGTTGCAGAGAAGGCCCTCAAGGTGAGCATTTCGGAGCAGAAGGTCAAAGAGCAACTTGAAAAGCTGGGAAATACACCATACAACCTCAGCGATTTGCAAATGGACTTGGAGGAAGGCATAAGCATGCCGGTTAGCGTGATAAACGAAATGAGGCGCGAGGCCGTCGAAAAGCTAAATAAACTCAGGGCCATAAGGCACAGCGGGAGAGTCGCCAGAGGAGAGCAGTCCATATACGAGGCTGGTGCAGGCAGCGGCAAAGCAAAATATAAAGGTGCTCCGAAGCTCAGAATAAAGCTTAAAAATATCGAGCAGCTAAGAGAAGTTCTAAGCAGGACAGCCGCAGAAGACATAGACATAGTTTATTACGAGAACCCCCGCGGTATGGCAGCTGCGCTTGAAATTGCGAAGGCTGCAGGAATAAAGCTGGTATGCTCACTTCCAAGAATAATGAGAAGCAGCGAATACTCGGTTTTAAAAAGACTCGTGGACTCGGGAGTTGCTGATTTTCAAGTGGGAAGTCTCGGGCAGCTGAGGGTGGCATGCGAGAATGGACTATCGGCGCATTGCGACTACAGCCTGAATGTATTTAACTCATTTTCTGTAATGGCATTAAGCGGATTTGGCGCCAAGTCTGTATGTCTGTCTCCGGAGTTAAGGCTTGATGAAATATCAGAAATCGCAAAATGCAACCAAGCAGGAGCAGAGCTTGAGGCAGTGGCGTACGGCCGAATCCCGCTAATGATAAGCGAGTACTGTCCGGTAGGAACGCTAGACGGCTCATGCGGTGAAGCCAGAAACAAATCGGCGTGCAAAAATGACTCTGCCTACATGCTAGAAGATCAAAAGGGTGAGATGTTCCCTGTATCGAATGATGGTTCATGCAGAAGCGTCATATACAATTCAAAGACGATATGCATGCTCGACCATTTAGACGAGATGCACACTAGCGGGGTAGATGCTTTCAGGGTTGACATATCGCTAGAGGAGCCGGGGCTTGCAGCTGAAATAGTCAAAGCCTATGCAAGCACCATTAAAAACGGTTTCAGATTTGACAATGAGGCGCTGGAGGTTTACAGCACTCTCAAGGCTAAAGGAATAACAAAAGGCCACTATTACAGGGGCGTTGAGTAGAATAGGCGGGATATAAGTATATTCAATGAAACAGGGTATATTAAATATAGTATGGATTGATTTGAAAGGAGATGGCCGAATTGAAGAGATTCAAAAGCAAGCTTATAGGGCTTGTATGCGCATCGAGCCTGTTTTTTCAGCCTGTATTTGCGCTTGAAGCCGCAGACATCAGCGGGCACTGGGCTGAAGGCGAGATAAGGACATGGCTGGAGAAGGGGTATGCGAAAGGATATGAGAGCGGTGAATTCAAGCCGGATGCTCCTGTTACAAGGGCAGAGTTTGCGGCTTTCATGAACAGGACTCTCGGGCTAAGCGATATAAAGGCGGTGAGCTTCAAGGACGTTGCGGCAGGCGACTGGTTCTACACTGACATGCTAAAGGCAAATGCCGCAGGCTATATATCAGGCTATGAGGACAATACGGTAAGACCGTATGCCCGGATAACAAGGCAGGAGGCGGCTCTTATGATCCAAAGGGCGCTTAATGTGCAGCAGTCTGACTATTCAAAAGAGGCGGCGGGATTCAGCGACTATATCAATATAGCTGAATGGGCAGCAGATGCGGTGGGATATTGCTTCAAGGAGGGCATAATAAAAGGATATACTGACGGCAGCTTTATGCCTGACAGAAGCGTCACAAGGGCAGAAGCCATAAGAATGCTCGATGAAGGGACAAAGGTCAGGGACAGGCTGCGCGAACAGGAACAGGAGCAGGAGCAGCAAGAACAAGACCAGCAAGAACAAGAGCAGGAACAAAACGGTATACCTGAAAGCTCAACATCTCACAGGGCGTTTTATATTCTTGAAAAGTGGATGTCCGGAGGGGATGCCTACGTTGAATTCGTAGAATACGGAGTTGACGGAACATTCAGCGCCAAGGCGAGAAACCTCGAGTACAGCCAGATAGACGAAGAAAGGCCGTATGTTGCCAGAATAAGAAGCGGTGAGATTGAATTTGTAAAGCCTATAAATTCCAAGCCGTTTGACAGCATATACGGCAAAGTTGTTGAAAAGAGCGGGAACTTCATTAAGCTTGATACGACTCCGGGAAGCACAGATGATGATGAGACATTTACAAACATAAGCCTTTCGGGAAGCACGCTTGTATACGAAGAGTCCAGCAAGAATTCAGCAGCTGCCATAGGCAGGGGGGACTTCATATGGGCAATCACAGAGGATACAATAAGGGCGAGAGTAGTCGAGATGCTTACTGAAGATGAGCTTGAGAACAATAGGGACAACCCGCCATATACTGACGGGTATTAAAAAAAAACACCTCATATGCTTTATAGCCAGGCTATTTGCTTATGAGGTGTTTTTAATTCGATTTAAAATGCGTCCTTGCTGCTAAGCAGTTTGTGACTGGTTTTTTCTGAAGGATTTGGATTTGGGCGCTCGATTACTATTGATATTTGCCTCGCTGTTATTTCAAGAGACTCATTGAGATAAGCGTCGCTTTCGGGAAGCTCGGGATTTGCTGGAGCTTGTGATTTTTCAGCAAAACATGGCTCTTTTTCTGGCGTTGCTTTTATTTTTGGAAAATGTTTGGGGATTTTCTTGTTGATAGCCTCTATTATCAAAAAGTCAAACAGCATGGCAGATCCCATGAAAAACACCACATATGTGACGTTTCTGGAGCTTTCCATAATCCAGGGGTTCATTATGAGGGATGCCACAAACAGCGACATCAGGGAAGCTGTAACCAGAAACATAATGTTGAAGCCGAATTTGAGTATTTTGCTGCTCCTGCAGAAATCGTTTTTGAAATTGTATATGTAGGATAAAAACAAAAAGGGATATATGTAAAAAAACAATTTCAAATATCCGCTGACAGATAAAGGATCGAAGAAATATTCAAAGCTTAAAATTGAGTATACTGCAAAGCCTATGAATGTAAATGTTCTAAACACAATCCTGGAAAAACTGGTCCGGCTCTGTCTTTTTGCTCTTCTTTTTGAAAAGCCCATTAAAGAGTTCCCCTTTCGATGTCTGATTATATATATACTACAACAAAATACGATTTTTTTAAATCCCGCTTTAGCATCAAGTTAAAAAAATGGTCAAAATCCGGTATGGAAATAAGTTGCGGATGAGTAGCAATTCCATTCAAACGGCGAATGCATAAAAAGATTTGAACTCAAATACCAAAATATGATAGTCTTATGTTGAAGTATTAAGCATATACGGAGGAATTTCAGACAATTATGAACAGCAAAGCGTTAAGCGTTTTAGAATACAACAAAATAGTAGGCATGCTTGTGGACAAGACAACATCATCGCTAGGCGCAAGACATGCCAGGGAAATAACGCCTTCTTCAGAAATGGAAGAGGTGCAGCATATGCAAAAGGAGACTAGCGAGGCCCAGTCCATGATACTAAAAAGCGGAAACATTCCGCTTGGGGGAATACATGACATTGAGCATCTCGCCAAAAGGGCTCAGCTTGGATCTTCGCTTGAGCCTGGGCAGCTCCTGATGGTATGCGACTGCCTGAGGGCTGCCAGGAGAATAAAGGGCTTCATAGGCAAGAACTCGCCTGAGGCCTATCCTCTTATGCACGTCCTCTCGCAGGAGCTCTCAGTCTTCAGGGATATAGAAGATGACATAGAAAACAGCATAATCGGAGAAAATGAGATTGCAGACACTGCAAGCCACGAGCTCAAAAGCATAAGAAGGAGACTAGTCCAAAAGAATGAGGATATAAGGGCAAAGCTCCATTCAATAATAACATCTACTTCATACCAAAAATATCTTCAGGATGCGATAATCACAATAAGGGGCGACCGGTTTGTTGTGCCTGTAAAGCAGGAATACAAATCAAGCGTACAGGGAATAGTCCACGACCAGTCATCGTCCGGGGCAACGCTCTTTATTGAGCCTATATCCATAGTGAACATGAACAACGATCTTCGCGAGCTAAGGCTAAAGGAAAAGGAAGAGATAGAGCGCATACTCCAGCTGCTTTCACAGCGGGTGGGCGAGTTTGCAGATGAGATAGCAGCCAATTCGCACACACTGGGCAGGATTGACTTTATATTTGCAAAGGGCAAGCTTTCGACGCAAATGAGGGGCATAGAGCCGGAAATAACCTCGGAAAAGTATATAAGGATAAAAAACGGCAGGCATCCGCTGATACCTGGCAATGCCGTTGTGCCAATAAATATATGGCTGGGAAGGGAGTTTGACACTCTCGTAATCACAGGGCCTAACACCGGGGGAAAGACCGTCACACTCAAGACTGTGGGCCTTTTTTGCCTCATGAGCCAGAGCGGCCTTCATCTGCCTGCGGATTTTGGCACGACCATGGGAGTGTTTGAACAGGTATTTGCCGACATTGGTGACGAGCAGAGCATAGAGCAGAGCCTTTCTACGTTCTCGTCGCACATGAAAAATATAGTGCAGATACTCGAAAACGTCACCGCCGACTCGCTTGTGCTATTTGATGAGCTTGGGGCGGGAACCGACCCAGTGGAAGGCGCCGCGCTTGCAATGGCAATACTCGACCTTCTGCACGGGCTCCATGTGCGGGCTATAGCGACTACTCACTACAGCGAGCTCAAGCATTACGCTCTTACAAAGGCGGGAGTTGAGAACGCCTCTGTGGAGTTCGACGTTGCCACACTCAGCCCGACCTACAGGCTCCTGATCGGAGTTCCGGGCAAGTCGAATGCATTTGAGATATCAAAGCGACTCGGACTTGAGGATTATGTAATACAAAAGGCCAAGGAGCTAATAGACACGGAGAACATAGAATTCGAAGACCTGCTTCAGGAGATAGAGCAAAAGAGGCAGCAGGCCGAAGCCGACAGGCTAAGGACGCTTTCCGAAAAGCAGGAGGCTGAAAGGCTAAAGGAAGACTACCGACAGAAATGGGATAGCGTAAATAGGCAAAAGGACAAGATAATATCTGAGGCCAAGCGCGAAGCCCAAAAGATTCTAAAGAGCGCAAAGGAAGACTCGGATGAGCTCGTCAAAAAACTAAGAGATATTGAAAAGGCCGGCTACACGAAGGAAATGAACAGGAAGATTGAGCAGGTAAGAGGGGATATCAAAAAATCCATGGGCAAGCTTCAGACTGGAGTCGACGATATAATAATCCCCAAAATCGCAAAAAAAGAGCTCAAGACACTCAAGCCTGGAGACGAGGTCAGGGTCATAACTCTGGGCCAGAAAGGAAATGTCCTTTCGTGCGACAACAAGAAAAAGGAAGCTCTCGTTCAGATTGGAATAATGAAGATGGCCCTGCCCTACGCTTCGCTCGAGATGGCAGAGCAGGAGGCTGCCGGCAAAGGCAGCACAGGCGCCGGAAGGATAATGAAGCGAAAAGCGGAAAGCATTAAGGCCGAGATAGACCTGCGCGGAATGAATCTTGAAGAGGCCATGTACGAGGTGGACAAGTATCTGGACGATGCATATATATCGGGGCTCGAGAAGGTCACAATAATACATGGGGTCGGTACGGGAGTGCTAAAGTCTGGAATTAAGCAGATGCTAAAGCGCCATTCTCATGTCAAAAGCAGCAGGGACGGAGAATACGGGGAAGGCGGCATGGGAGTAACCGTGGTGCATCTTAAATAGAATTAATACTACGCAATAAGTATAACCATAACAATTAAAAATCTGTTAGAATGTCAATATTAAAATAATAAAGGGGGAGAAAATATGGACATGAAGGAAATTAAGAAGCTTGCAAAAGAAAGAATGAACGGCCTTTGCAACCTGTGCAAGGAGTGCAACGGCCTTTACTGCGCAGGACAGGTGCCCGGAATGGGCGGAACCGGAACAGGGGATTCGTTCAAGAGAAACTTCGAGGCCCTCAAAAATGTCAAGCTGGTACTCAGGACTATGCACGGCGCCAAGAATCCCGACATGAGTGTCGAGGTGCTCGGGGAGAAGCTGGATTTGCCTCTAATATGTGCGCCTGTAACGGGAAGCGACATAAACATGGGCGGCTACCTTAGCGAGCAGGAATACTGCGACGCTGTAGTTTTTGGAAGCAAGAAAGCCGGCACGATAGCAATGGTTGGAGACAGCGGCAAGAGCGAATTCTACGTGGCAGGTCTTGACAGCGTCAAGAGGGCAAACGGCTACGGGGTCGCAGTAATAAAGCCAAGGGAGAACGACGAGGTAATAAAGAGACTTGAGATGGCTCATGAGGCCGGAGTGAAGATGGTAGGCATGGACATAGACGGAGCAGGCCTTGTTACAATGGCACTTTTCGGACAGCCTGTAGGACCTAAGAGCATGGAGGACATAGCGGCAATTAAAAAAGCCACAAAGCTGCCGTTCATACTCAAGGGCATAATGAGCGCTGATGAGGCTGAGCTTGCCGCAGAGGCCGGAGTGGACGCGATAGTTGTCTCAAATCACGGCGGAAGGGTACTAAACCATACCCTGGGAGCAGCTGAGGTGCTGCCTTCGATAGCGAGAGCCGTAAAGGGCAGGGTGACTATACTTGCAGACGGTAACGTGAGAGAGGGCGCCGACATACTTAAATATATAGCGCTCGGTGCAGATGCGGTGCTTGCTGCAAGACCTATGATATGGGGAGCAGTAGGAGGCGGCGAGGATGGAGTCAAAGCGGTTATAGACAATTTCAAGAGCCAGCTTTACCAAGCTATGCTGCTCACAGGCTGCAGCAGCATTAGCGACATCGACGAGAGCAAAATAGTAAACCTTAACGTCATAAAATAACATGAGTAAATGTTTTGAAGGGCAATAGCAGCAGGAGGAAATGCAGATGATTACAGGTTCAATAAGAAGAGGGATCAAACAGGGGATAGACACAACACTGCTGCTGGCAAAAGTTGTAATTCCGGTATACGTGCTTGTCACGGTGCTGAGGCATACTCCTGTGATGGGCATGATTGCAGATATGTTCAAGCCGCTCATGGCGCTTTTCAACCTTCCCGGCGAAGCTGCGATAGTGCTTGTTCTGGGCAACTGTCTCAATTTTTTTTGCGGCTCTTGGCGCAATGAGCGCAATAGACCTCACGGCCTCACAGATAACAACAATAGCCCTGATGCTCTCGTTCTCGCACGCGCTTTTCATGGAAACGGCCGTGGTGAAAATGCTGGGAGTCAATGAAATAGGCATGACCGTAACGAGGCTTGCTATGTCGTTTATGGTGGGCATTATAGCAGGGAACATCGGGGGAGTGCTGCAATGGTTGAAATAGCAAAAGAAGCTGTGTTTGGAAGCCTAAATACAATATTCAAAATAGCAGTCATTGTAATACCCCTTATGGTGGCTATGCAGCTGCTCAAGGATTACAAGATACTCGACAGATTTGCTGACGCACTAAAGCCTGTAACAGGTTTTTTCGGTATGTCAAAGCAGGCGTCGTTTCCGCTGCTAATAGGGCTCGTATTTGGAATATCTTACGGCGCCGGAGCCATAGTGCAATCAAGCAGGGACGGCTCGCTTACAAGGCGTGACATAACGCTTGTGGTCTTGTTTCTTGTAAACTGCCATGCAGTAATCGAAGATACGTTAGTTTTCGTTGCAGTGGGGGCAAATGGTTTCATACTGCTCGGGTCAAGACTGGTTGCGGCAGTAGTGCTTACATATGCCATGTCAAAATGGCTTGACAGAACGGATCCGCAGTTTAAGTAGCAAAATGCTCTCAGCTAAAGCAGGCTGAGAGCATTTTTTATAAAAAATTTTTTGAAATAGTATTTGAAACCCTTCGGCGGTGGGTA
Coding sequences within it:
- a CDS encoding nucleoside recognition domain-containing protein, with product MVEIAKEAVFGSLNTIFKIAVIVIPLMVAMQLLKDYKILDRFADALKPVTGFFGMSKQASFPLLIGLVFGISYGAGAIVQSSRDGSLTRRDITLVVLFLVNCHAVIEDTLVFVAVGANGFILLGSRLVAAVVLTYAMSKWLDRTDPQFK
- a CDS encoding alpha-hydroxy-acid oxidizing protein, whose translation is MDMKEIKKLAKERMNGLCNLCKECNGLYCAGQVPGMGGTGTGDSFKRNFEALKNVKLVLRTMHGAKNPDMSVEVLGEKLDLPLICAPVTGSDINMGGYLSEQEYCDAVVFGSKKAGTIAMVGDSGKSEFYVAGLDSVKRANGYGVAVIKPRENDEVIKRLEMAHEAGVKMVGMDIDGAGLVTMALFGQPVGPKSMEDIAAIKKATKLPFILKGIMSADEAELAAEAGVDAIVVSNHGGRVLNHTLGAAEVLPSIARAVKGRVTILADGNVREGADILKYIALGADAVLAARPMIWGAVGGGEDGVKAVIDNFKSQLYQAMLLTGCSSISDIDESKIVNLNVIK
- a CDS encoding S-layer homology domain-containing protein; the protein is MKRFKSKLIGLVCASSLFFQPVFALEAADISGHWAEGEIRTWLEKGYAKGYESGEFKPDAPVTRAEFAAFMNRTLGLSDIKAVSFKDVAAGDWFYTDMLKANAAGYISGYEDNTVRPYARITRQEAALMIQRALNVQQSDYSKEAAGFSDYINIAEWAADAVGYCFKEGIIKGYTDGSFMPDRSVTRAEAIRMLDEGTKVRDRLREQEQEQEQQEQDQQEQEQEQNGIPESSTSHRAFYILEKWMSGGDAYVEFVEYGVDGTFSAKARNLEYSQIDEERPYVARIRSGEIEFVKPINSKPFDSIYGKVVEKSGNFIKLDTTPGSTDDDETFTNISLSGSTLVYEESSKNSAAAIGRGDFIWAITEDTIRARVVEMLTEDELENNRDNPPYTDGY
- a CDS encoding DUF3656 domain-containing U32 family peptidase — encoded protein: MKKIEILSPAGSFEAMVAAVQNGADAVYLGGSEFGARAFAGNFAREELLKAIEYCHLRGVRVYLTVNTLVKEAETERFTEYVEFLYEADVDALILQDMGMASLVRKHWPDFEIHASTQMSAHSLEDVRLLEGMGFSRVVLSRELSIEEISHICKNCSVEIEIFVHGALCICYSGQCLMSSMIGGRSGNRGRCAQPCRREYSLIRADGTKVDTKGNYLMSPQDVCTAEELASLAESGVASLKIEGRMKRPEYVAVVTRVYKKALERHAQGESILVDKWDIKDLYSIFNRGFTKGYLFGKINTQIINTLKPSNAGVYLGEVAYYDRQRKKLGIKLEDELSKGDGLSIGVSVGRILKGALVKDHASAGESVEIDFIGEASDGEKIYKTSNSRLLKSAELSYENGIEAIKIGLSASFKARLGEYPSLVLADCDGNTASAQGSKVAEKALKVSISEQKVKEQLEKLGNTPYNLSDLQMDLEEGISMPVSVINEMRREAVEKLNKLRAIRHSGRVARGEQSIYEAGAGSGKAKYKGAPKLRIKLKNIEQLREVLSRTAAEDIDIVYYENPRGMAAALEIAKAAGIKLVCSLPRIMRSSEYSVLKRLVDSGVADFQVGSLGQLRVACENGLSAHCDYSLNVFNSFSVMALSGFGAKSVCLSPELRLDEISEIAKCNQAGAELEAVAYGRIPLMISEYCPVGTLDGSCGEARNKSACKNDSAYMLEDQKGEMFPVSNDGSCRSVIYNSKTICMLDHLDEMHTSGVDAFRVDISLEEPGLAAEIVKAYASTIKNGFRFDNEALEVYSTLKAKGITKGHYYRGVE
- a CDS encoding nucleoside recognition domain-containing protein — protein: MITGSIRRGIKQGIDTTLLLAKVVIPVYVLVTVLRHTPVMGMIADMFKPLMALFNLPGEAAIVLVLGNCLNFFCGSWRNERNRPHGLTDNNNSPDALVLARAFHGNGRGENAGSQ
- a CDS encoding endonuclease MutS2 → MNSKALSVLEYNKIVGMLVDKTTSSLGARHAREITPSSEMEEVQHMQKETSEAQSMILKSGNIPLGGIHDIEHLAKRAQLGSSLEPGQLLMVCDCLRAARRIKGFIGKNSPEAYPLMHVLSQELSVFRDIEDDIENSIIGENEIADTASHELKSIRRRLVQKNEDIRAKLHSIITSTSYQKYLQDAIITIRGDRFVVPVKQEYKSSVQGIVHDQSSSGATLFIEPISIVNMNNDLRELRLKEKEEIERILQLLSQRVGEFADEIAANSHTLGRIDFIFAKGKLSTQMRGIEPEITSEKYIRIKNGRHPLIPGNAVVPINIWLGREFDTLVITGPNTGGKTVTLKTVGLFCLMSQSGLHLPADFGTTMGVFEQVFADIGDEQSIEQSLSTFSSHMKNIVQILENVTADSLVLFDELGAGTDPVEGAALAMAILDLLHGLHVRAIATTHYSELKHYALTKAGVENASVEFDVATLSPTYRLLIGVPGKSNAFEISKRLGLEDYVIQKAKELIDTENIEFEDLLQEIEQKRQQAEADRLRTLSEKQEAERLKEDYRQKWDSVNRQKDKIISEAKREAQKILKSAKEDSDELVKKLRDIEKAGYTKEMNRKIEQVRGDIKKSMGKLQTGVDDIIIPKIAKKELKTLKPGDEVRVITLGQKGNVLSCDNKKKEALVQIGIMKMALPYASLEMAEQEAAGKGSTGAGRIMKRKAESIKAEIDLRGMNLEEAMYEVDKYLDDAYISGLEKVTIIHGVGTGVLKSGIKQMLKRHSHVKSSRDGEYGEGGMGVTVVHLK